A single window of Callithrix jacchus isolate 240 chromosome 6, calJac240_pri, whole genome shotgun sequence DNA harbors:
- the LOC108592327 gene encoding uncharacterized protein LOC108592327 has translation MNGINPSIKEALENPLYMKLRKRPALPRRGPPLARRGPNLDALHVPSRPAPGPLASPPATTPSCRRSATTDSYGCSSRGHQGPTPGTSASGPRAPKHSPRRRRGRGWGAGNRGCRPRHRGPRSPAGRLRTGGRQRRLAQAATTLTCRRPRAGAAAAASLVVVALARRLRPPPPRSLSLPPPPGLMRDPRFLLRKPRPGKGAPEPPKSRRSSPAAAACPHRGSAGPSGQGLQAASYCEEEPKEAPPPAAERAGSAEVKPDPVSQYPSKDTRRQLDVEVCS, from the exons atgaatggaattaatcCCTCTATAAAAGAGGCCCTAGAGAACCCCCTCTACATGAAGTTACG GAAAAGGCCTGCCCTTCCCCGCCGGGGGCCCCCGCTGGCTCGACGAGGCCCAAATCTCGACGCCCTGCACGTCCCGTCCCGCCCCGCCCCGGGCCCGCTCGCGTCCCCTCCGGCGACAACACCCTCCTGCCGGCGTTCAGCCACGACTGACAGTTACGGCTGCAGCAGCCGCGGCCACCAGGGGCCTACTCCTGGCACCAGCGCCTCCGGACCACGCGCCCCCAAACACTCGCCTCGGCGGCggcgggggagggggtggggggcggggaacCGGGGATGCCGACCTCGCCACCGCGGGCCCCGAAGCCCGGCCGGGCGACTGAGGACGGGGGGAAGGCAGCGCCGCCTGGCGCAGGCCGCGACCACACTGACCTGTCGTCGCCCCCGCGCCGGGGCTGCGGCGGCCGCCTCACTGGTCGTCGTCGCCCTCGCCCGCCGCCTCCGCCCGCCACCGCCTCGTTCCCTTTCGCTGCCGCCACCGCCGGGGCTCATGCGGGACCCGCGCTTCCTTCTTCGGAAACCAAGGCCGGGAAAGGGGGCGCCGGAGCCGCCGAAATCCCGGCGTTCGTCGCCAGCCGCCGCTGCCTGCCCACACCGGGGGTCTGCGGGGCCCTCCGGGCAGGGGCTACAGGCCGCGAGCTATTGCGAGGAGGAGCCGAAGGAGGCGCCGCCGCCCGCTGCTGAGCGCGCCGGGTCGGCAGAGGTGAAGC CAGACCCTGTGTCTCAATATCCAAGCAAAGATACAAGGAGGCAGTTGGATGTGGAAGTCTGCAGTTAG